From a region of the Methanothrix sp. genome:
- the proS gene encoding proline--tRNA ligase gives MNDAQETQMVRKEEREAKLPPKSNFSEWYHELLKNAEIVDVRYPVKGMSVWYPFGFALRSHVYQIIKELLDVDHYETQFPLLIPETEFMKEAEHIKGFEDEVYWVTHGGRDPLDIKLALRPTSETAIYPMLRLWIRSHADLPLRIYQIVNTFRYETKHTRPLIRLREITSFKEAHTAHATWEEAAMQVEIAVQRYIEFYRRLAIPCLVSKRPSWDKFPGADYSIALDVIMPDGRTLQVGTAHLLGTNFAKTYEITYEDEHGEQRYVNQTCYGISERCIAALIAVHGDDKGLVLPWRVAPVQVVIVPIIFGEREPIIDVCRSIESLLAGRNIRVKLDDGDERPGAKFYKWEMRGVPVRIEIGPRDIKNGVVTIVRRDGVRKTLPMGEGLVDAIIAEADELQSVLYNRAKEFMDSKIKLVSSLDEARSQVQSGVARVPWCGSVECGHALEDQVGANLLGEPRGDEIPPMRCLICGRESTGSTYMARQY, from the coding sequence ATGAATGATGCTCAAGAGACGCAGATGGTGAGAAAAGAGGAGAGGGAGGCAAAGCTCCCCCCAAAGTCGAACTTCAGCGAATGGTACCATGAGCTTTTGAAGAACGCAGAGATAGTCGATGTCAGGTATCCTGTTAAGGGCATGAGCGTCTGGTATCCGTTCGGCTTTGCGCTCAGAAGTCATGTCTACCAGATAATAAAAGAGCTTCTCGATGTCGATCACTACGAGACACAGTTCCCGCTGCTCATCCCAGAGACCGAGTTCATGAAGGAGGCCGAGCACATAAAGGGCTTCGAGGATGAGGTATACTGGGTGACGCATGGCGGCCGGGATCCCCTGGACATCAAGCTTGCGCTACGTCCGACGAGCGAGACCGCGATATATCCGATGCTAAGGCTCTGGATACGATCGCATGCAGACCTCCCCCTCAGGATATACCAGATAGTCAACACATTCCGCTACGAGACGAAGCACACCCGCCCCCTCATCCGTCTCAGGGAGATAACGTCGTTCAAGGAGGCCCACACAGCGCACGCCACATGGGAGGAGGCGGCTATGCAGGTCGAGATCGCTGTCCAGAGGTACATCGAGTTCTACAGGCGGCTTGCAATTCCATGCCTGGTGAGCAAGCGGCCGTCCTGGGACAAGTTCCCTGGAGCGGATTACTCGATCGCCCTGGATGTAATAATGCCCGACGGGAGAACCCTTCAGGTCGGAACCGCGCACCTTCTGGGAACAAACTTCGCGAAGACGTACGAGATAACATACGAGGATGAGCATGGGGAGCAGAGGTACGTCAATCAGACATGCTATGGAATTTCTGAGAGATGCATAGCAGCCCTCATAGCGGTTCATGGCGACGATAAGGGCCTGGTTTTGCCCTGGCGGGTCGCGCCGGTGCAGGTCGTCATTGTGCCGATCATATTCGGGGAGAGAGAGCCGATAATCGATGTCTGCAGGTCGATCGAGTCCCTGCTCGCAGGCAGAAACATAAGGGTCAAGCTTGATGATGGGGATGAGCGTCCTGGCGCGAAGTTCTACAAGTGGGAGATGCGTGGTGTTCCTGTGCGGATAGAGATAGGCCCCAGGGACATCAAAAACGGCGTTGTGACCATCGTCAGAAGGGATGGGGTGAGAAAGACCCTGCCCATGGGAGAGGGGCTTGTTGATGCGATCATCGCAGAGGCCGATGAGCTGCAGTCTGTTCTCTACAACCGCGCGAAGGAGTTCATGGACTCGAAGATAAAACTAGTATCCTCCCTGGATGAAGCGAGGTCGCAGGTGCAGTCCGGCGTGGCCAGGGTTCCGTGGTGCGGATCTGTGGAGTGCGGTCATGCCCTTGAGGATCAGGTCGGCGCGAACCTGCTCGGAGAGCCCAGAGGGGATGAGATACCGCCCATGCGCTGTCTGATATGCGGCCGGGAGTCCACAGGATCGACGTACATGGCCAGGCAGTACTGA
- a CDS encoding stage II sporulation protein M translates to MKFIAYLRSIRGYIAVSVILFFAAAASGFMAAEQNPAIAEEWMKELQMLKWITDLPPLMIMILIFAKNLLACAMAVLLGVGAGIVPLLVAISNGILVGIVSYQVTQKEGVLYLLAGILPHGIVELPAVLVSIAIGLRLGHIFIMTVIDGDGDLGGEARAAISFLMYRVAPLLFVAAVIETFITPLAISLASR, encoded by the coding sequence GTGAAATTTATCGCATACCTGAGATCGATCAGAGGCTATATCGCGGTATCCGTCATTCTGTTCTTCGCCGCCGCTGCATCGGGATTCATGGCAGCTGAGCAGAATCCAGCGATTGCGGAGGAGTGGATGAAGGAGCTGCAGATGCTCAAATGGATCACAGATCTGCCGCCTCTCATGATAATGATCCTTATATTCGCAAAAAACCTTCTGGCATGCGCGATGGCTGTGCTTCTCGGGGTGGGCGCAGGCATAGTGCCTCTGCTTGTCGCCATCTCCAACGGCATTCTTGTTGGCATTGTATCATACCAGGTCACCCAGAAGGAGGGCGTTCTCTACCTTCTGGCGGGAATTCTGCCGCATGGAATTGTGGAGCTTCCAGCGGTGCTGGTGAGCATAGCGATCGGCCTGCGGCTTGGCCACATCTTTATCATGACAGTGATTGATGGCGATGGTGACCTCGGAGGGGAGGCGCGTGCTGCCATCAGCTTCCTGATGTACAGGGTTGCTCCGCTGCTGTTCGTCGCGGCAGTGATTGAAACATTTATCACACCCCTCGCAATATCCCTTGCATCCCGGTAG
- a CDS encoding LysE family transporter has translation MNVMEMLLVAFAIGLTGALAPGPTLVATVNSSLKSGWTSGPKVSIGHAFVEMLIFVLILMGLSGAADAYRVPISLIGGTALMVFGALTLRGASNASISSQGYEISSNPYIAGALTSAANPYFWIWWLSVGSAMLLDGLRGGFLLAAAFMIGHWGADFGWYTLVSTSVDRGKGVLSERGYRYVLSACGIFLMIFGLYYLSGVAGSLGW, from the coding sequence ATGAATGTAATGGAGATGCTTCTCGTCGCGTTTGCCATCGGGCTCACAGGCGCGCTGGCGCCAGGGCCAACTCTCGTCGCAACTGTGAACAGCTCACTGAAGAGCGGGTGGACCTCAGGGCCGAAGGTCTCGATCGGCCATGCATTTGTTGAGATGCTGATATTCGTGCTGATACTCATGGGCCTCAGCGGCGCCGCAGATGCATACAGAGTTCCGATATCGCTGATCGGAGGCACTGCCCTCATGGTATTCGGGGCGCTGACGCTGCGGGGAGCGAGCAATGCATCCATATCATCACAGGGATATGAGATATCATCAAACCCGTACATCGCCGGAGCCCTGACGAGCGCTGCCAACCCCTACTTCTGGATATGGTGGCTTTCCGTCGGCTCTGCAATGCTGCTTGACGGACTCAGAGGCGGATTTCTGCTCGCCGCAGCGTTCATGATAGGCCACTGGGGCGCGGACTTCGGCTGGTACACACTCGTATCGACGAGCGTTGACAGGGGAAAGGGCGTCCTCTCGGAGAGGGGATACAGGTACGTTCTCTCCGCATGCGGCATATTCCTGATGATATTCGGACTGTACTACCTGAGCGGAGTGGCCGGGTCTCTCGGATGGTGA